Genomic segment of Nocardioides plantarum:
GCCGGCGCCGGTCGGGCCCGGGCGGCGAGCAGCGCGGCGGCAGCCCGCAGGGCTGCGACGTGGGCGCACGCGTAGCGGGTCGTGACCTCGGTCGCCGAGATCGCCTCGGCCAGGGACTCGGCCGACCGGGCGAGGTAGGAGTGGGTGGTCGCAGGCAGCAGCAGCATCGTCACGCCCTCAGTCCTGACAGCCCACGAGCGACCACGAGCCGTCGCTCCCGTCGAAGGACAGGTCGAAGACGCCGTCGCTCTCGAGCCCGCCACGGCCGGCCTGGACCCGCCACAGCTCGCGCTCGGGGAGGAGGTCGACCACCGGCGCAGCGGCCACCGCGGTGCCGCGGCCGGCCCTGGCGCCGACCGTCGGGCCGTCGGCGTCGAGCACACCGCGACCCTCGTCGCCCTGCCGCCACGAGCCGGTCTCGACCCAGTGGGCCACCACGGCCCGCACCTTCCACAGTCGCCCCCGCCACAGGAACTGCTCGGGAGACGGCCCGGGCAGCCTCTCCGGGCCGCGCTCGTCGTCCGGCGCGCCGCGCCGGACCTCCACGGGATCGTCGTAGTGACGCATGGTCGGCCTCCTGGCCCTGCTGAGGGGATCCGGCGGGGCCGGGGGTCGAGGTCGACCCCACCGGAGAGTTCGAACGCGTGTTCGAACAAGGAGAACGCTACCTCCCCCCACCGACAACCGGAAGACCCGACCGGAGAGCCCTACTCGAGCCGAGGCGTGACGTACGCCGTCAGGGCGGGCCGGTAGAGCAGGTGGACCAGCACGGCGAGCAGCACCAGGAAGACCACGATCGGCGGCACGAAGGCCACCGGAGGGGCGGTGCGCAGGACGGCCGCGGTGGCCACGGCGAGCAGGACCATGGCGAGCGCCAGGCAGTGCCGCGCCCAGTTGTGGGCGCCCCGCACGAACGCCAGCAGCACCAGCACCAGGCTGGAGACGACCACGTCGAGCACGATCACGACCGGTGTGAAGGACGGCGGGACGCGGGTGTCGTCTGCCGACACGGTGCCCGCGCGCGTGGAGCGGATGATCTCGTCGTCCAGGAGCACCGCGAGCACGGTGAGGGCGGCCCCGAGCAGCACCAGCAGCCAGACCCCGCGGGTCACCCGGGTGAGGGCGACCGGACGGGTCGGACGCGTCGCCCGGGTGAGCGTCGTCGGCTCCGTCACGTCGCGTCCGCCTCTCTCGATCGTGCCGCACCGCGCCAGGCCCTAGGGTCTGGGCCATGTCGAGTGAGCACCCGATGATCGCCCGGTTCCGGACCGAGCACGCCCGACTCGGTGGGACGGGCGAGATCGTCATTCTGCCCGACTCGGTCCACACGGCCGTGCTCGCCGCCCAGGCCCTGGGCTGCGAGCCCGGCGCGATCGCCAACAGCCTGCTCTTCGACGCCGGCGGGTCGCCGGTCCTGGTGCTGACCTCGGGGGCCCACCGCGTCGACACCGCGAAGGTCGCCGCGACCATCGGGGTCGAGCGGCTCGCGCGGGCCACGCCCGAGTTCGTGCGCGAGCACACCGGCCAGGTCATCGGCGGCGTCTCCCCCCTCGCCCACCCGCGTCCCGTGGCGACCTACCTCGACCCGTGGCTCGAGCAGCACCCGGTCGTGTGGGCGGCGGCGGGCCACCCGGCGGCGGTGTTCTCCACGACGTACGACGAGCTCGCGCGCCTCACCGGGGCGACCGTCGTCGACGTCGCGTAGGGCGCGCCGTGGAGTCACTCGCACTGTCGTTCTCCAGCGGCTGGGCCAGCGGGGTCAACGCCTACCTCGTGGTCCTCGTGCTGGGCCTGGGCGAGCGGTTCGGCGGGGCCGACGTACCCCAGGCGCTGGGACGATGGGACGTCCTCGCGGTCGCCGGGTTCCTCTACGCGATCGAGTTCGTGGCCGACAAGATCCCCTACGTCGACTCGACGTGGGACGCGATCTCGACGGTCATCCGACCCACTGCCGGCGCCGTCGTCGCGCTGCTGCTCTCAGGCGACGCCGACTCGCTCACCCAGGCGCTCAACGCCTCGGTCGGCGGCACCACCGCACTGGCCTCCCACCTGGTCAAGGCCGGCGGGCGCCTGGCCGTCAACTCCTCCCCCGAGCCGGTCACCAACATCACCGCCAGCGTCCTGGAGGACCTCCTCGTCCTCGGGGTGGTCGCCTTCGCGATCACCCACCCGGTCGCGGCCGCGGTGATCGCCGCGGT
This window contains:
- a CDS encoding DUF4126 domain-containing protein encodes the protein MESLALSFSSGWASGVNAYLVVLVLGLGERFGGADVPQALGRWDVLAVAGFLYAIEFVADKIPYVDSTWDAISTVIRPTAGAVVALLLSGDADSLTQALNASVGGTTALASHLVKAGGRLAVNSSPEPVTNITASVLEDLLVLGVVAFAITHPVAAAVIAAVLLVVGLVVLWFALKLVRRGWRRFRTRRERRGARSGGPTWT
- a CDS encoding DUF6504 family protein gives rise to the protein MRHYDDPVEVRRGAPDDERGPERLPGPSPEQFLWRGRLWKVRAVVAHWVETGSWRQGDEGRGVLDADGPTVGARAGRGTAVAAAPVVDLLPERELWRVQAGRGGLESDGVFDLSFDGSDGSWSLVGCQD
- a CDS encoding YbaK/EbsC family protein, giving the protein MSSEHPMIARFRTEHARLGGTGEIVILPDSVHTAVLAAQALGCEPGAIANSLLFDAGGSPVLVLTSGAHRVDTAKVAATIGVERLARATPEFVREHTGQVIGGVSPLAHPRPVATYLDPWLEQHPVVWAAAGHPAAVFSTTYDELARLTGATVVDVA